In the genome of Yarrowia lipolytica chromosome 1B, complete sequence, the window TCCTGGAGCGCCCGCGTGATGGCCTGTTCCAGTTGTTCCAGTTCTGTGGCCATAGTCGAGGGGTAGGAGAACAGGTTGTGGTTCCCAAATAATTTGTGTTGTGAGCGCGACGCGTATTGCACTGCAACTTTAaactgtactgtactcataATAGTGTGTTGTGGGATGGGAGCATGTAAGTGGTGATAATTGCACACCCTAAACGACACCTAGACGATACCTGAACAATACAACACCCACACTAAGGACGGTAGAAACGGACGGCACGGAAAACGAGACGGACGAAACAAGCCCCACACAGAGACAGCATAGACATACACGGCACAGATAACAGCAATGATCTACTCCTTTTGGATTTTCGACAGACACAGTGAGTATCTGAAATGATAACTACATGACCTACCCGCCCTACCCTCTACCAGCACTAACACAGGTGAATGCATATACACCAAGGAATGGAGCGAACAGCCGACATATGGACCGACCAGCAACCATTCTCACAACGCCAGCATCTCATCCAACCACAGCTTTGGATCGGCCCAGGGCAGCGTGGGGTCTTCTCGACGAGCATCTCGAATCGAAGGCATTCCGTCGGTCAACACATCGATCCACCCGGTGGCAAAACGGAACCGTGAGGACGACGCCAAACTGATTTTCGGCGCTGTCTTTTCGCTCAGAAACATGGCAACCAAGTGGGCCGGCGAAAATGGCACGGACTCGTTTGTCAGCTTCAAGACTAACAAATACAAGCTGCACTACTTTGAGACACCCACTAACCTGAAAATGGTGCTGCTGACGGATCCCTCACGGCCGAGCTTGCGAGACGCTCTCCATGACATTTACGTCAATCTGTTTGTGGAGTACGTTATTAAGAATGCCCTTTCGCCCCAGGAGTTTTCCTCGACAAACCCCATCGACAACGACCTCTTTAACAACGGCGTGGATACGTACATCAAGGGCCTCGCATAGATATAGACAATAGATGATGGTTATGGTAGGGATTATCGTGATACAACGGAGGTTACAATCGTCTGTCAATGgcaactactgtactacCTCAGAATGTGAAAGCTTTAAATACTACAACGGGGTGATGGCGGTATCTGGAACGAACAACGCCCAACCAGGGCTCTCTCAGAATCCATCTCCTTATACATCTGCTATGTGCTCTAGATGCTTACTGCCATTGTAGCTACCACTCGTACTACCGTAGGACAATGGAGTGGCGTCTTCAAGTACAGCCCGCTTTGTCCGTTCCATGACCGCACAACAGCGTGTCTGCCCGCTCTCTTGAAGACTGTCCGGTTGTCTATTTATACGCTAACACTCACCCGTTTTTCATTACACTGAGAGTGAGCAGTAAACGAGACACTCATAATCTCTCTGAACAAGGGAGACTATGGATCCTATACATGCTCACACAGTACAGACAGTTCTTGATATAACATGCTTAGATCACTAACTACAGTCGCGTTCGTGTGTGGTTCTCGTGAATTTGCTCGCGAACCGCGCTAAACTAAATCATAACATCATCATTATTTTACTTGAACTTTTAACCGCATCTAaagcttggccttgggcTCGGCAAGCTCGGTCTCGAAAGCAATCTTCATgtcctcagcagcctcggTCAGGAAGTATCGCATCTTTTCAGAGCCAAGCTTCTTGGAGACACAGTTAACCTGCAgagagttggagttgatcaTGTAAGCAAGACCAAAGCCGTCATCAATGACCTGGGACCAGCCGTAGCCGTTGAAGTAGTCAGAAGACAGCTGGGAAGTGGACAGGTACCAGTTGCAAGAGTAGCCGTACATCTTGTCCTGGAAGATCTGGGGGACCTTCTCGCCCTCCTTGAGGCACTTCTTGAGGCCAAACAGGTGTCGGTCAACACCCTTACCAGCAGAAGCGTCGCCAATGTACTTGACGTGGGCGTTGAAGGCAGCtcgggcagcagcaaccttCTCAGCGTTAGTAGCGGTGTCAGAGGTGAAAGCCTTGCAGAAGGCAACAGCCTCGTCGGAGACGGATCGGCAAGTCTCGGTTCGGCCTTGCTGGAATCGTCGAACAGCGGCAGACTCGTAGGTGGGCTTGTTCTTACCAAACATCTTGAAGTAAGCCAGCTGGATGATCATCTGCATGAAAGCATCGGGAGAGGCCTTGAACTTCTTGATGAGGTTCTTGCCGTAGCCGTGGTACTGGAAGACGGCGAGCTCGTGCTCACCAATGACGCTGGCAAAGTCGGCCTCGGACTTCTTGATGCCCTGCTCAATCTCGGAGTTGAGGTTAAACTTGACCTCCTCGGGGGCAGCCAGACCTCCTcggttggaggtggagaactCGACCTTGTCGTTGAACATGACGTCGCAGACGTAATCGTTGAGTCGGTGAGTAGGGGTACCGTCCATCATGGAGTGCTCACCCATGAAACCGGAAGTGGCGTTGTCGTTGACAATGAACTGAAGGGGCTTATCGTACCATCGGTTCTGGCCGTCACCGTGCCAGTAGGCATGGGCTCGCTCCTCGTTAGTGACAGGGGCAGCCTTGTCAAGACAGATGAGGAAAGAAGAGGCCTCAACGGCGGTGAGAGCGGCCTCGTTGCCGTTCTTGAGGAGGACCTCTCGATAGTCGGTCCAGACGTCTCGGTTCTCGGAGGTGAAGGCACCGACAGCGGGGGCCTTGCCGGCGGCGTCAGCAGTGTCGATGAccttctgcagctgctgctcgagctCGGCGGTGGTCAGGGTCTTGCCGTCGACCTCGTGGTGGACCTTGTAGAATCGGTTGTTTCGCATGGCGATGAAGTACTTGTGGTCCTTGGCGTCCCACTTCTTGGGGTAGTCAGCAGGCCGGGCAGCAATTCGGGTGCAGTTGAACATGTACTGAAGCGAGTCCATGCAGATGGGGAGCTTCTTCATGTAATCGGGCTCGAGGGTGCCGTTGTCGACCTGAGCCTTGAAGGTGAGGGTGGCAGTGGCGATGGCAGCGGCTCGCTTGGCGGGGGTCTTTCGTCGAGGATCGTCCTTGTGAGAGTAGAAGTAGGACACGTAGGGCACGACAGGCTCTCGGTAAGTGAGGTAGGCGGCGTCGTTCCACCACTCGTAGATCCagttcttgaccttggggTCGGCAGCACGGGCCTCCAGTCGCTTCTGCAGTTCctggccagctcctccggGAGCAACAAACTCTCGGACGGCcttctcggtggcctcAAACTCCTGCTGGGAGGCAACGGGTCGCACAGACTTGAGGTACTTGGCGGCAGTCTCCTCGAGGGTAGGGACGGGGAGCTTGGGGAGAGACTCCTGGTATCGGAGCATAGGAcccttggacttgtccTCAACGTAGCCCTCGGGGAGAGCGTTGGAACGGGTGGCAGACATGGTGAAAGCGCGGGTAGACGTGAGTCGAGCGTTGGACATGAGTCGGACGGATCTGAGCATGTTCACGTTTAACGTGTAAAGGAGAAAGGACGCACTCTCCTTCTTATAGTGTTTCTGTAGCACGTGTGGGGAGCCGAGGTTAGGATTAGGGTTCGGATTTGAGTcggtggttgtggttgctGGAGGGATATAAATTATCTGCAAAAGCCGTGTATGGGAATTGGTTCAATGGACCCAATTGCTGGGCTTTTAATTGTCTACAATTGTCTCTTCTTAGTCGGATTGCCCACTGACTCTCCACTTAACTCGTCATCCTCTGGCGCACCTACTCCACGTCATGCATCCAAACAATCTGCAGCTGGAATTATAGTATTTCACCTCAAACCGATGTTATCTCCGAGAAGATGGGGGCGTGTGTTTGGGGGTCAACGGCCGCGCAATGGGCGGATTTTAAGCCGCCAATATGCAATTACGCCATCCATCTCTCTTGTTCCGTCTTTTTGTTGTCTCCACAGCTCTTATTTGTCCACCTATCTAGACATGACTAATGCCGCGGTCCCCACATGAAAATTAGTACAGCCCTTTTTCTTATAGACCGAAAGCCAAAATGGACGGTAAAAACAATCTTCGCTGAAAGTAGCCTTAGCTGGGGTAAACCGAGGATGGTGACTGTGGCTCCGAATGCAGTCAGCCTTTCCCAGGCAAAAGACGATATATGTGCCGATACCCCGCGTTTGCACCGGCTGCAGCAGCTTTCGGAGCTCGTACGCGGGCTTCGGGTCTTATAAAGACAAACCACCGACACCTCTCCGAGCTCAACAGATCAACGTCCGACCTTTCGGGACTTTCCGGGGTGCAGAAAACAATACGGGGAGGTCCCGGTACCTGGCAATGTACATACACAGGTAAGTACTGAATAAGCTGGTGTATAAGCGTGGTATATTGTTGGACATGCCGCTACAGCGGGCATGTCACTATCAAATTGCATGCCTCGGTATATAACTGGGACCCAGCGTCTGTATCACGGCCGTTACTGCAGATCTCTTCATTCTGCACAAGCTTTCGGTTCCCCAGAGTTCCATGTGAATTTTCAGAGTTTAACGTGCCCGCAGTTGCTGTGCCAAACACTGTCAATTACCGGGCGACTGATAGGGTCCCGTGCTGAAAAGGAAAAACTGGTTAGTGAGCGTCGTAATCAACGTGCTAAAATCCCCAGCTGCCAACGTCATCGTGATTGTTTAGGATTTAGTCTCCAACCTGGAACTCGTTGGTCCAGTGACCCCAGGCACAGCACGGTAGCTTGTAACTATGGTGGTGACCATTGCTTCATGTGCTCTACTCAAAGTGCGGGAAATGGACGAGGCAATGAAGAGGGCATTGGACACCTATAATGGACGTTTGGAGAGGCAAAAAATAGCCACTAGTGCTTGGAATTACAAGTATCTGGTAGTCGGAATAGATTTATGGAAAAATCTCGGTCAAATTATTGTGGAAATACCCTTTTACCAGTACCATGTCTGATGCTCGCGATTCGGTATGGTAATTTACGGGGTTAACCTCAAACACCAAACCGTATAACCATGATGAAGATAAGAGGTGGGTGATTGTAGAGTACCTATACAGGACTAAGAAAGGACGCTCAAACGCCCATTTTATGTACCTTTTTTGAACAAAATGTGCTGGATTTCATCCACATATCAAGCCATCTATCATTCCCATATTATGTCTCACGCTGTCTCGTATTCGTCCGTTCCACCGGGGCGGTTACAGGTGTGTAAATTATTACTGGCAGTCCGTTTAGCCGAGCACTGTATGCAGAAAGTCAGGCACAGCACACACTGACATTTCCACCTTGGTGAGCGAGCGTTTGaaactcacgtgatcttcacgtgaccactatcttgtcttcttttcttttcttttccgGGGACGCATTCAGCCGGCCAACGGTGAAGATCTAGAACTGTAGTGGTTTCGGGGTACGGCAAATCGCTCATTGGAAGGAGGCAGGTACAGCGCCAGGACGAGCGTGGTGAAGGCCAATTGAGCGCTCATGTGTAGCGGATTGAGCAGTTCACAACGTgaaagtcacatgacctaCTCGCCACAGGTGTACGTTCATCTTGGTCAGCCATATACAATGCACTATGACGTCTTGGTTTGCCATGAACCCGGCGCCGGATCATTTGACTTAGACTCGCTAATAGCTTGTAATACTTAACGGGTCATGTGACGTAGTAGTGCGAATTTTAGGGTGTCTCTAAGTTGGTGGGAAATCAACATATTGGAGGCGTGAAAAAGAGAATCGAATCTGCAGGCTCAGCTTTATACTATCAGCCCCCAATGTGGCCTCTTTTATATCCAATATCGGTTCCAAGCAATGGCCATCTGCCATGTTCTAAAGTTTTCCATCTTTCAACTGGGTGAATTTTAGACCAAACAGAGTTTCAAGACCAGTACAACTTTTAGAGCTTTTTGCCTTGCGTACAATTGGAAGAAGCTCTCTCTTTTGACAACAGCAAACACAGTCTTGTTCTACTGTACCAACACAGCACAACTGAGAGAAAAAATGAGTGAAAGCAGCTGGAACCGACTGGTCTCGTGGGCCGCTGACAACCGAAAGACCATTCTTGTGGCGTCTGCCATTGCTGCCGTTGCCACCGCTGGATCCTTCTATGTGGTTTCCCAGCAGCAAATGAgccccaagaaggactcgTCttccaagaacaagaaaaagaagaaggctaagaaggccaagaaggatgcCTCTTCTACCGAGGAGTCTtccgccaagaaggctgaTCTGCCCGAAAAGTCCATTGCCGGCATTCCTCTGACCCGATCCGAGCCTCAGTACCCCGATGTCCAGGACTGGGAGAAGGTGAAGGAGCTGTCCGAATCCGAGCGAAAGGAGCTCGCTAACTCGTTCAAGGCCGCCGGAAACGCCCTgtacgccaagaaggagcacaCCAAGGCCGCCGAGCTCTAcaccaaggctctggactGCTACATTGACCCCATCTTCTACTCCAACCGATCCGCCTGCTACTTTGCCCTGGAGGACTACCAGAAGGTCGTGGACGACACAACTGCCGCCATCAAGCTGCGACCCGACTACTTCAAGTGtttccgacgacgaggaacC includes:
- a CDS encoding uncharacterized protein (Compare to YALI0B10318g, similar to Saccharomyces cerevisiae BET5 (YML077W); ancestral locus Anc_4.345, weakly similar to uniprot|Q03630 Saccharomyces cerevisiae YML077w BET5 involved in targeting and fusion of ER to golgi transport vesicles); the encoded protein is MIYSFWIFDRHSECIYTKEWSEQPTYGPTSNHSHNASISSNHSFGSAQGSVGSSRRASRIEGIPSVNTSIHPVAKRNREDDAKLIFGAVFSLRNMATKWAGENGTDSFVSFKTNKYKLHYFETPTNLKMVLLTDPSRPSLRDALHDIYVNLFVEYVIKNALSPQEFSSTNPIDNDLFNNGVDTYIKGLA
- a CDS encoding uncharacterized protein (Compare to YALI0B10340g, similar to uniprot|O42620 Magnaporthe grisea Carnitine acetyl transferase, similar to Saccharomyces cerevisiae CAT2 (YML042W); ancestral locus Anc_5.512) — translated: MLRSVRLMSNARLTSTRAFTMSATRSNALPEGYVEDKSKGPMLRYQESLPKLPVPTLEETAAKYLKSVRPVASQQEFEATEKAVREFVAPGGAGQELQKRLEARAADPKVKNWIYEWWNDAAYLTYREPVVPYVSYFYSHKDDPRRKTPAKRAAAIATATLTFKAQVDNGTLEPDYMKKLPICMDSLQYMFNCTRIAARPADYPKKWDAKDHKYFIAMRNNRFYKVHHEVDGKTLTTAELEQQLQKVIDTADAAGKAPAVGAFTSENRDVWTDYREVLLKNGNEAALTAVEASSFLICLDKAAPVTNEERAHAYWHGDGQNRWYDKPLQFIVNDNATSGFMGEHSMMDGTPTHRLNDYVCDVMFNDKVEFSTSNRGGLAAPEEVKFNLNSEIEQGIKKSEADFASVIGEHELAVFQYHGYGKNLIKKFKASPDAFMQMIIQLAYFKMFGKNKPTYESAAVRRFQQGRTETCRSVSDEAVAFCKAFTSDTATNAEKVAAARAAFNAHVKYIGDASAGKGVDRHLFGLKKCLKEGEKVPQIFQDKMYGYSCNWYLSTSQLSSDYFNGYGWSQVIDDGFGLAYMINSNSLQVNCVSKKLGSEKMRYFLTEAAEDMKIAFETELAEPKAKL